In Streptomyces nodosus, one DNA window encodes the following:
- a CDS encoding LacI family DNA-binding transcriptional regulator: protein MTKRRPTIADIARRAGVSKGAVSYALNDRPGVSPVTRAEIKKIAREIGWRPNSAARALTRARADAVGLVLSRPARVLGSEPFFMELISGMEDELAARGKALTLQVVGDPAQEIEIYGRWWGEGRVDGVFLTDLRAPDPRIELMGELGLPAVVVGHPSGAGDLPAVWSDDAAALGETLRYLSALGHRSIARVAGLPELDHTGRRDRAHLRVCAELGLDEPILVHTDYSGEAGAQAVRGLLIGPRRPTAIVFDNDIMAVAGLSVAQELGVDVPGELSLVAWDDSQLTQVVRPPLTALNRDIPAYGTHAARTLLTLIEEGCAESVEDTPARLIPRGSTARAHIPSTPPPGANDS, encoded by the coding sequence ATGACCAAGCGGCGCCCCACGATCGCCGACATCGCGCGTCGTGCCGGAGTCTCCAAAGGGGCGGTGTCCTACGCGCTCAACGACCGCCCCGGCGTCTCGCCCGTCACCCGGGCCGAGATCAAGAAGATCGCGCGTGAGATCGGCTGGCGCCCGAACAGCGCGGCGCGCGCGCTCACCCGGGCGCGCGCCGACGCCGTGGGGCTCGTGCTGTCGCGGCCCGCCCGGGTCCTGGGCTCCGAACCGTTCTTCATGGAACTCATCAGCGGTATGGAGGACGAACTGGCTGCCCGGGGCAAGGCCCTGACCCTTCAGGTGGTCGGCGATCCCGCGCAGGAGATCGAGATCTACGGCCGCTGGTGGGGCGAGGGACGGGTGGACGGCGTCTTCCTGACCGATCTTCGCGCACCCGACCCCAGGATCGAGCTGATGGGAGAACTGGGCCTGCCGGCCGTGGTCGTCGGACATCCCAGCGGGGCCGGTGACCTGCCGGCCGTGTGGTCGGACGACGCCGCCGCCCTCGGCGAGACGCTGCGCTACCTCAGTGCGCTCGGGCACCGCTCCATCGCCCGTGTCGCGGGCCTTCCCGAGCTCGACCACACCGGGCGGCGCGACCGGGCCCATCTGCGCGTCTGCGCCGAACTCGGCCTGGACGAACCGATTCTGGTGCACACCGACTACTCGGGCGAGGCAGGGGCACAGGCGGTGCGGGGACTCCTGATCGGCCCACGGCGCCCCACCGCGATCGTCTTCGACAACGACATCATGGCGGTGGCCGGGCTCTCGGTCGCCCAGGAACTGGGCGTCGACGTGCCGGGCGAACTCTCCCTCGTCGCCTGGGACGACTCACAGCTGACACAGGTGGTACGGCCGCCGCTCACCGCCCTCAACCGCGACATCCCCGCCTACGGGACACACGCCGCGCGCACACTGCTCACCCTGATCGAGGAGGGCTGCGCCGAGTCCGTCGAAGACACCCCGGCCCGCCTCATCCCCCGGGGCAGCACAGCCCGGGCACACATCCCCTCCACCCCGCCGCCCGGGGCGAACGACTCCTGA
- the meaB gene encoding methylmalonyl Co-A mutase-associated GTPase MeaB, whose translation MAINLDTYVKGVLDGKRAVVARAITLVESTRPQHRVLAQELLTTLLPHSGRARRIGVSGVPGVGKSTFIDAFGTMLTSLGHRVAVLAVDPSSSRTGGSILGDKTRMERLAVDPAAFVRPSPSAGTLGGVAKATRESIVVMEAAGYDVILVETVGVGQSETAVANMVDSFLLLTLARTGDQLQGIKKGVLELADVISVNKADGPHERDARAAARELAGALRLMHGRDAFWTPPVLSCSARESSGLDTVWERLEQHRTLLDSTGRLAAKRREQQVDWTWNMVRDELLSRLHADPAVRALAPTLEKQVMDGELTPTLAAEHILNALGSSETAPA comes from the coding sequence ATGGCCATCAACCTCGACACCTACGTGAAGGGTGTCCTCGACGGGAAGCGCGCCGTCGTCGCGCGTGCCATCACACTCGTCGAGTCCACCCGACCCCAGCACCGGGTGCTGGCCCAGGAACTGCTGACCACGCTGCTCCCGCACAGCGGCCGCGCCCGGCGGATCGGCGTCAGCGGGGTGCCCGGCGTGGGCAAGTCCACGTTCATCGACGCGTTCGGCACCATGCTGACCTCGCTCGGGCACCGGGTGGCCGTACTCGCCGTCGATCCGTCCTCGAGCCGTACGGGCGGCTCCATCCTCGGCGACAAGACCCGCATGGAGCGGCTGGCCGTGGACCCGGCGGCCTTCGTCCGCCCCTCCCCCAGCGCGGGAACGCTGGGCGGGGTCGCGAAGGCGACCCGGGAGTCGATCGTGGTGATGGAGGCGGCCGGCTACGACGTGATCCTGGTGGAGACGGTCGGCGTCGGGCAGTCCGAGACCGCGGTCGCGAACATGGTCGACTCCTTCCTGCTGCTCACCCTGGCCCGCACCGGAGACCAGCTGCAGGGCATCAAGAAGGGCGTCCTGGAACTGGCCGATGTGATCAGCGTCAACAAGGCGGACGGCCCGCACGAACGCGACGCCCGCGCCGCCGCACGGGAGTTGGCGGGCGCGCTGCGGCTGATGCACGGCAGGGACGCGTTCTGGACCCCGCCCGTGCTGAGCTGCAGCGCGCGCGAGTCCAGCGGCCTGGACACGGTCTGGGAACGCCTCGAACAGCACCGCACCCTGCTGGACTCGACCGGACGCCTCGCCGCCAAGCGCCGTGAACAGCAGGTCGACTGGACCTGGAACATGGTCCGCGACGAACTCCTCAGCCGCCTGCACGCCGACCCGGCGGTACGAGCTCTCGCACCGACCCTTGAAAAGCAGGTCATGGACGGCGAGTTGACACCCACCCTGGCCGCCGAGCACATCCTGAACGCCCTCGGAAGCTCCGAGACAGCCCCTGCCTGA
- the scpA gene encoding methylmalonyl-CoA mutase, with amino-acid sequence MGIPDFSRIELGTPAGGGGEGEWHTTLKRATGGDDLLWQTPEGIPVKPLYTGRDLEGLDFLDTRPGIAPYLRGPYPTMYVNQPWTIRQYAGFSTAEESNAFYRRNLAAGQKGLSVAFDLPTHRGYDSDHPRVTGDVGMAGVAIDSIYDMRQLFDGIPLDRMTVSMTMNGAVLPILALYIVAAEEQGVPPEKLAGTIQNDILKEFMVRNTYIYPPKPSMRIISDIFAYTSQRMPRYNSISISGYHIQEAGATADLELAYTLADGVEYIRAGRDAGLDVDAFAPRLSFFWAIGMNFFMEVAKLRAARLLWAKLVKQFDPQNAKSLSLRTHSQTSGWSLTAQDVFNNVMRTCVEAMAATQGHTQSLHTNALDEALALPTDFSARIARNTQLLIQQESGTTRVIDPWGGSAYVEKLTYDLARRAWQHIQEVEQAGGMAQAIDAGIPKLRVEEAAARTQARIDSGRQPVIGVNKYRVDSDEQIEVLKVDNSSVRAQQIAKLRRLREERDETACRDALDALTRAAGGDGNLLELAVHAARAKATVGEISDALEKVYGRHAGQIRTISGVYRNEAGESPSVDRTRALVSSFEEAEGRRPRILVAKMGQDGHDRGQKVIATAFADLGFDVDVGPLFQTPAEVARQAVEADVHIVGVSSLAAGHLTLVPALREQLAEEGREDIVIVVGGVIPPQDVPTLLEMGATAVFPPGTVIPDAAYDLVKRLSADLGHGL; translated from the coding sequence ATGGGAATCCCGGACTTCTCCAGGATCGAGCTGGGGACCCCGGCCGGGGGCGGCGGCGAGGGCGAGTGGCATACGACGCTCAAGAGGGCGACCGGCGGGGACGACCTGCTCTGGCAGACCCCCGAGGGCATTCCGGTGAAGCCGCTCTACACCGGCCGTGACCTGGAGGGCCTGGACTTCCTGGACACCCGTCCGGGCATCGCGCCGTATCTGCGCGGCCCGTACCCGACGATGTACGTCAACCAGCCGTGGACGATCCGCCAGTACGCGGGCTTCTCCACGGCCGAGGAGTCCAACGCCTTCTACCGGCGCAACCTGGCGGCCGGCCAGAAGGGTCTGTCGGTCGCCTTCGATCTCCCCACGCACCGCGGCTACGACAGCGACCACCCGCGGGTGACCGGTGACGTCGGCATGGCGGGCGTCGCCATCGACTCCATCTACGACATGCGTCAGCTCTTCGACGGCATCCCGCTGGACCGGATGACGGTGTCGATGACGATGAACGGCGCCGTGCTGCCGATCCTCGCGCTGTACATCGTGGCGGCGGAGGAACAGGGTGTGCCGCCCGAGAAGCTGGCCGGGACCATTCAGAACGACATCCTCAAGGAGTTCATGGTCCGCAACACCTATATCTATCCGCCGAAGCCGTCGATGCGGATCATCTCCGACATCTTCGCGTACACCTCGCAGCGGATGCCCCGCTACAACTCCATCTCGATCTCCGGGTACCACATACAGGAGGCGGGTGCCACGGCCGATCTGGAGCTGGCGTACACCCTCGCCGACGGGGTGGAGTACATCCGGGCCGGCCGGGACGCGGGCCTGGACGTGGACGCGTTCGCGCCGCGGCTGTCGTTCTTCTGGGCGATCGGGATGAACTTCTTCATGGAGGTCGCCAAGCTGCGGGCGGCGCGGCTGCTGTGGGCCAAGCTGGTGAAGCAGTTCGATCCGCAGAACGCCAAGTCCCTGTCGCTGCGGACCCATTCGCAGACCTCGGGCTGGTCACTGACCGCGCAGGACGTCTTCAACAATGTCATGCGCACCTGTGTGGAGGCGATGGCGGCGACGCAGGGCCACACCCAGTCGCTGCACACCAACGCCCTCGACGAGGCCCTGGCGCTGCCCACCGACTTCTCGGCCCGCATCGCCCGTAACACCCAGCTGCTGATCCAGCAGGAGTCCGGCACCACCCGGGTCATCGACCCGTGGGGCGGCAGCGCCTACGTGGAGAAGCTGACCTACGATCTCGCCCGCCGGGCCTGGCAGCACATCCAGGAGGTCGAGCAGGCGGGCGGCATGGCGCAGGCCATCGACGCGGGCATCCCGAAGCTGCGGGTCGAGGAGGCCGCGGCCCGTACCCAGGCCCGGATCGACTCCGGGCGCCAGCCGGTCATCGGCGTCAACAAGTACCGCGTCGACAGCGACGAGCAGATCGAGGTGCTCAAGGTCGACAACTCCTCCGTACGCGCTCAGCAGATCGCCAAGCTGCGGCGGCTGCGCGAGGAGCGCGACGAGACCGCGTGCCGGGACGCGCTGGACGCGCTCACCCGGGCCGCCGGGGGCGACGGCAACCTGCTGGAGCTGGCCGTGCACGCCGCCCGTGCCAAGGCGACCGTCGGAGAGATCTCCGACGCCCTGGAGAAGGTGTACGGCCGCCATGCGGGGCAGATCCGTACGATCTCCGGTGTGTACCGCAACGAAGCCGGTGAGTCCCCGTCCGTGGACCGCACGCGCGCCCTGGTGTCCTCCTTCGAGGAGGCCGAGGGCCGCCGTCCGCGCATTCTGGTCGCCAAGATGGGCCAGGACGGCCATGACCGCGGCCAGAAGGTGATCGCCACCGCCTTCGCCGACCTGGGCTTCGACGTCGACGTCGGCCCGCTGTTCCAGACCCCGGCCGAGGTGGCCCGCCAGGCCGTCGAGGCGGATGTGCACATCGTCGGCGTCTCCTCGCTGGCCGCCGGTCACCTCACCCTGGTACCGGCGCTGCGCGAGCAGCTCGCCGAGGAGGGACGCGAGGACATCGTGATCGTGGTCGGCGGGGTGATCCCGCCGCAGGACGTGCCCACCCTGCTGGAGATGGGCGCGACGGCCGTCTTCCCGCCCGGGACGGTGATCCCGGACGCCGCGTACGACCTGGTGAAGCGCCTGTCCGCCGACCTCGGACACGGCCTCTGA